The Phoenix dactylifera cultivar Barhee BC4 chromosome 9, palm_55x_up_171113_PBpolish2nd_filt_p, whole genome shotgun sequence genome window below encodes:
- the LOC103713113 gene encoding protein ROLLING AND ERECT LEAF 2, with product MGCSASRLEDEEAVQICKDRRNLIKQAVEQRIRFASGHIAYIQSLKRVSQALRNYVDGDEYHDFFPDPYTTPFTPVKRSSPEIIGISLKSSSLTPNQSEKSAVHVAKYLRSGGNPSVSVEEWPQSPETVRVGSYYTAGNYGVDGFFTTQTSPVNSSFFSSYDTPSYPPPSPQNSQWDFFWNPFSSLDTYGYPYMSSFDRIASDDENAGLRQVREEEGIPELEEEELEEEEDEGEKEFMEAEIKDEKSKVDSNPAGVTPKSDGLPEGKIVSDTVHEVKEPPSKGVNHVGVSETRKAVELEETREKDVVGNRAAAQQDTPGFTVYLNRRPTSMSEIMKDMEKQFMRICESAHKVSVLLEASRAQYCSSSSKLAVRTLKPVALFSSASSHSSSSRFFHGSSSSRDDGYDSSSDHSEESCTTSGSHQSTLDRLYAWEKKLYEEVKAGERTRIAYEKKYLQLRNQDVNGEEPSSVYKTRAAIRDLHTRLEVSIHSVESVSKRIETLRDEELHPQLMELIRGLARMWGTMAECHRIQKRLIDEAKLIMVSSSSSAAAKPSEAARAARSAAALEAELQNWRSCLEAWIAAQRAYARALAGWVLRCDGSGSGECRSPLSPRRSSSGGAGAPPAFGVCVQWSRLLESLSEAQVVDRLDFFAAGMRSVSGAQRRSGEGKEEEEGEGGPWMTPEKVAEIAGRVLCAGMSVAISSLTEFAVSSANGYEALVKRCGEGT from the exons ATGGGGTGTTCTGCTTCAAGATTGGAAGATGAAGAAGCTGTCCAGATCTGCAAGGATAGAAGGAATTTGATCAAACAGGCCGTCGAGCAGCGAATCCGCTTTGCTTCTGGGCACATTGCTTACATCCAGTCACTGAAAAGAGTCTCGCAGGCTCTTCGTAATTATGTTGATGGAGATGAATATCATGACTTCTTCCCCGATCCATACACAACTCCTTTCACCCCTGTGAAAAGATCGAGCCCAGAAATCATAGGCATTTCATTGAAGTCCTCTTCACTGACACCAAACCAGTCAGAGAAGAGCGCCGTTCATGTGGCGAAATACTTGAGATCAGGTGGGAATCCATCAGTCTCGGTCGAGGAGTGGCCACAGTCACCAGAAACTGTGAGAGTTGGTTCTTATTACACTGCAGGCAACTATGGAGTTGATGGGTTTTTCACTACGCAGACTTCACCAGTGAACTCCTCATTCTTTTCCTCTTATGATACACCAAGCTACCCACCACCATCACCTCAAAATTCACAGTGGGACTTCTTTTGGAACCCTTTCTCATCACTGGATACATATGGATATCCCTACATGAGCAGTTTTGACAGGATAGCAAGCGACGATGAAAATGCAGGGCTAAGGCAggtaagagaggaagaaggcatTCCAGaattggaagaagaagagctggaagaggaagaggatgaaggaGAAAAGGAGTTTATGGAGGCAGAAATAAAGGATGAGAAATCTAAAGTTGACTCAAACCCTGCTGGAGTGACTCCTAAAAGTGATGGTCTTCCTGAAGGCAAAATCGTATCTGATACAGTTCATGAAGTGAAGGAGCCACCGTCTAAGGGTGTCAATCATGTTGGAGTATCAGAAACGCGCAAAGCTGTAGAACTTGAGGAGACTAGGGAGAAGGATGTGGTGGGAAATAGAGCAGCTGCACAACAAGACACCCCTGGTTTTACAGTATATCTAAATCGAAGGCCAACGAGCATGTCAGAGATCATGAAAGACATGGAGAAGCAGTTTATGAGGATTTGTGAATCTGCTCACAAGGTTTCGGTGTTGCTGGAAGCAAGCAGAGCTCAATACTGTTCAAGTTCAAGCAAACTTGCTG TTAGAACATTGAAACCAGTTGCCTTGTTTTCTTCTGCATCATCGCATTCATCATCTTCCAGGTTCTTTCATGGTTCTTCCAGCTCAAGAGATGATGGGTATGACAGCAGCAGTGATCACTCAGAGGAATCTTGTACGACATCTGGAAGCCACCAGTCAACATTGGATAGGTTATACGCATGGGAAAAGAAATTATATGAGGAAGTGAAG GCTGGTGAGCGTACGAGAATAGCATATGAGAAGAAATACCTGCAACTAAGGAACCAGGATGTGAATGGAGAGGAGCCTTCTTCTGTTTATAAGACAAGAGCAGCGATAAGAGATCTTCACACCCGGTTAGAGGTTTCTATACATTCAGTCGAGTCGGTGTCAAAAAGAATCGAAACTTTAAGAGATGAGGAGTTGCACCCACAGCTTATGGAGTTGATACGAGG GTTGGCGAGGATGTGGGGAACGATGGCGGAGTGCCATCGGATCCAGAAGCGCTTGATAGACGAGGCCAAGCTCATCATGgtatcctcctcctcttccgccGCCGCCAAGCCCTCGGAGGCAGCGAGAGCGGCCCGTTCCGCCGCCGCGCTCGAGGCGGAGCTCCAGAACTGGCGGTCCTGCCTGGAGGCCTGGATCGCGGCCCAGCGGGCGTACGCCCGCGCCCTGGCCGGCTGGGTCCTGCGGTGCGACGGGAGCGGCAGCGGGGAGTGCCGGTCGCCGCTCTCCCCGCGGCGATCGTCGTCGGGGGGCGCGGGGGCGCCGCCGGCCTTCGGGGTGTGCGTGCAGTGGTCGCGGTTGCTGGAGTCGCTAAGCGAGGCGCAGGTGGTGGACCGCCTGGATTTCTTCGCGGCAGGGATGAGATCGGTAAGTGGGGCGCAGCGGCGGAGCGgggaggggaaggaggaggaggagggggagggaggccCCTGGATGACGCCGGAGAAGGTGGCGGAGATCGCCGGTAGGGTGCTGTGCGCCGGGATGTCCGTCGCCATTAGCTCGCTGACGGAGTTCGCCGTTAGCTCGGCCAACGGGTACGAGGCGTTGGTCAAGCGTTGCGGGGAGGGAACGTAA